The window GTAAACTCATGACTGGTTCATTTTCCTGATGGTTATGCCTCTAAACAGTCAACCTGTTGGCCTATACTAGAGTCTGTACGTTaacaaaaaaaatgacagttAACATTTTGTGGAATCCAAATATACCTAAATATCATTATTCATTCTAACATACAGATATGGCAAGAGTGTTCTTGACAACAAATAGAATACTCAAAATACAGCTCATGCTGATTGAAGTTCTTGCCAAGCTCTCAACCAAACTACCATTTTTCACTGCAGAGGCCACCAAAAAGTCAAACAATGTTTACCAGAAGCTAACAGCCAGGTTGACTTAACAGCTAACACAGCTGCCTGCAGTGAAGTAGTCCTCTTATTTCCCTTAATCTTGCTCGTGTCTGTTGAGCTTTACAGATCACTCTGTTTCAACAAGGGATCTCTAAGTTGGGCTTACATCGGTTTCTAGATAATAAACCAATACTCCTCACATCCCTCCAATTTACCTTTATAAATCATTCACACTCTTGTATCACTCAAACTCACTCTCTACTTCACTTTCTAACACATATAACCTAACCCTCACTATACAGAAAGCCATATGTAACCTACACCTGGTTATATAGCAACTGTCTGCTAGCAACTGACAGATTGTTAACCTCAATTCCATTATCAGATCACTCCAATTCCATACTTATCaggcacacaaatatttgtgtcttagAGAAGACTTGCAAATTGACTTCAACCACCCTCTACCAGTTTAGTGGATACTTTACCTTCTGGTTTTGATGAACTCTTTCTCACGTTGAGTAGAGATCTTCTTACCACTAATGAAAGAGTCTTCACCATTGCTATGATACTATTAATACAGAGTATTCTCTTATTTGCAATCCCCACATTCATGCAATCAAGTGGAATTTAGTGCCCAAATTACTCAGATACTATCAACTACTCTCCACCTCCACGGCATTTCCACATAACCTACTGACACTCTACCTGCTCCCCAATCCCCACAGTTCAGGAAAAGTAGAATGGAGGAGTGGAATTTTAGTGCGAGTTCTGATAAAACTCTCATCTCAGGTACACCTACATTGgatacattttcttcatttgacCCTAGTAAGAACTACAGATCTCTTTCCTAGAtatccatcaaaagaggaatggataaaggaaCTGTGGTATAGTTACTCCATTGAATACTACACAGTCCTTACCAAGAATGAACTTCTACCATTTCCAACAAAGCtgtccaaactagagaccattttgcttAGTGAAAAAAGCCACtgcaaaaaggacaaatatctatATGTTCTCAATAAGACAAACTTCATGTAaagcacagaaacagagacaggcaaTCAAGTCTATACTTATAGTCTTATAGatgaactgtacaatggagattaacatactgggaagtaaaCTTATCTTGTAGCACatgtctctacttctgaataaaaggaggaattCCAATGAGTCACTTCAATATACCTTTACAGCATGGTaccagattttctacctttgccccTGTTATTTCCTTCAAGTgttttcattagcaggaagctataatCAGATACTGCATCCAGGAGCACATCCCGTTCCTTAATTGTGAAACAGACCCCTTAATACAGTGATGTACATGACAGTGTAGACACCTGCCTTGAGAGATTATGTTCTTACAGAAGCAATGGAGTAATTTTTGATTCACCAAATATTTTATTCTAGCCAACACGATCAATCAACCACACATAAGCATCATTTCTTGTGAAATAACTCGGTTACTGAATTTAATATCAGTGCATTATATCATAGTTTCATGCTATGTTAAGCTAAACTCTACATGGCCTATGATGGgctaatgcaataaaaaaaaaaccagaaaaaaataccaTGAACCATCCTGAAATTATGGGGTTTATATACTTGTataggaaagagagacaaagttcAACATTAGAAATAAGAATTTGTGCTGGTGATACAAAGTGAAAAGCACTATGGGAAAAATCAAAGTGTACATAAAGCTAAAAGGGAACTCAAACTGAAGACAAACTGAGACCATATTCAGCCTGATGCCTCGAGACAAATTCTTCGCCTAATGAGATGATTTCAGGGTAATGACAGGCTTCTACCGCCATCCAATTCTCTCCTGGCCATAACAAGCAAGAAATTAGAATTAACTGCAGTTTTCCAACCCGTTTTCCTAGTATAATGCCCCAATTTTGGTTTGCTGCACAACTGATGCCCTGccttacatctgattggtggtaTCCCGTGAATCTGCCAGTATTTCAGATGGTTGTAGCATAGAAGCTATacttaaaatactttttctgaTAACCACACTGAAAGTTGCAACTGAATCAGGCCCTTAATTGACCTTAGAAATAAAGAAGGACAgggaaaaatatgttaaaatgccACAATTTGCACTGGGGTGATAGAAACTGCTCTCCAAAGATAGCACCCCTGATGACTCCTTAAGATGTCCACATTGACCACATCATGGATTTCAGGCACATATCCCTCAGGACATAGCAGGGAATTCAAAGTGAAAAATATACTATTAGCTATCACTCCATGGCTTCCATGCATACTGGTAATACAGAGctgtagaaaaaaaagaatggcaacaATTAAAACCCACTGAAACCTTGTCTTCACCTCCTCACTCTGGCTCTACTTTGTAAAACTTTCCATTAACACGAGGCTTCCCAATAAGCACTGATTCACAGTTTTCCCACTTGTCATCCGACTTCACTGCCCACAACACACTTGGCTCTTGAGTGAGATCAGCTACTACAATGTGCAATGCATTCACTCTTTCTCAAAATTACTCTTGGAAAAAATCATATTCCATGGTGTTTTTCCCTCCCCCTCCAGGGGGTGCACCATTCCTGGAGGTTCACGGACGGACTGGGCAAAGAAAGCTCCAATtcaagctgtttcttttttttttaatttacattgcaAAAGCATCCCAATGTCCTTTGAAATATACAACGAACATTAAAAATGTCATAAAGATGTACATGACTATCTCactttgttcatttcccaaaaggaaCACAGCTTTCTGTTTGGCAAAGAACAGATGTGATAGATATCCCAGCAATGCAGTGGGAAAATGAGAGCCAAATTATTGTGCAAACCCTTTACCTCTTTGATATGATTACAGTTCATCGGCTTTGCTGAGTGAGCTCTGATGTTTGAGGTGCATGGTTCCATGGAATACTCAACTTCTAACCAGTCTCCCTTATAAGGCACAAAACCTACAAAAGCCGTGGAGAAACTTTAGTTACATTATTTGAAGTCATCCTCAATTCACGAGTTTTGTCACTACCGTATTATCGCTTACCACTGGGGTCTGGCACCGTGGCATAGCGGGTTAGTGGCATAGCGGGTTAGTGGCATAGCGGGTTAGTGGCATAGCGGATTATATGACTGAcagcagtgccaacatcccatttgtgTGCCTGTTAAAGAATCCTGAggtctctgcttctaatccaactcactgctcatataaattaaaatagttttcaaaattaAAGTGTTTCTAAAAAACGTGTTTTCTTATgcagaaatgattttaaaaaacagaaaccttTTACATCTTGGAGAAAACTTTATAAATCTGTATTCCATAGTGAAATACTCAAAttcccaaaagataaatattacattttctctgatatgtggtaactaatacagagtacaaaaatgcaATCTATAGGAGCAAGACTGAcagctgaaactggcttattGTTTATAGCCTACGTCTACACCCTGGAGGAACAGCGTTTTCTTCTCACTTGCTACGTTTACTTCTAAAGGTTCTGCTCAACTCTTCGGGAGCAGTTGACCAGACTCAAACATGTTCTACAATTTGTTCTGGTGCTATCAACCTGTCACATTAGGCACGGCATTTTTCTAAGAAAATGGAAATCCTACCTTCAGAAATGATGTCTAGGGAGAAGTAGATTGTTTCACTTATATAGACAAAACCATCCCATGTATTACTAACACAACCAATTAGGATTTCGGTTTCCAGAACTGATTGTTCAGTGCTAAGAATATCATCAGAGATGCTCACCACCTGTAACAAAAGCAGACATTTACTTCCAACATAACAAAAGGTTGGCAAAAGAACCTGATAAAAATAAGGGATCAGTGGTAAACATTAGTTTATACTTATCCTCCACACTAAAGAACACGTTACATAGCAAATTAATCACTGATGTGAGGGGATGAGTTAAAACTGATGGTTGTATGTCATGTTTTGTTCAAATACTCTAGGTTGCTGTTAATTTCGTACTCAAGTGTAAGGAactaattttattaatttcagcAGCAAAAGGTGTACTGTTCTTTCCTTCCATAAATTCAATGTTAAGTagcagaagaaactgaaaaaaaaaaaaagcttccggTTCTAGTATGCTGTAATATAATGGCAAGCATGGGCAAAATCATTGGGTAAGTGTTCTGGAAAGAGGAGATTTAATTAGGAAAACATCAGAGAACCGATtggaaaaaaagttaatttgGGGTTAACTTGCGGTATTAAAGAAAGTTTTGCTATTTGTTGAGAATAAGACCAAGAGAAATGCAGGGATCAGATAAACACATGTAAGGTAAAGAAACAGCTAAATCATACCATTCAAGATGCAGAATCAGGAGATAAATTTTGGAAAAGTCCTTTGATGTTGGacagagaaattaaaaacagTAATCCCATTAGAGTTTTAGAAATTGTTCTGCTTATTGGAAGCAAAATATTATGTAtgtctttaaaattgttttacaaagaaaatatgaCAACTATGGAGAACGCAGAAAGACAAAGTAATTCCTCACAATCCACACTTGCATGACGTAGAGATAACTTTTTTCAGTCTTTCAATAGACAGTTCTGTGAGTGAAGATTCAAGTGTGACATTATCTCCGCTGTGCAGGTCACCTTTAATTGGGTGTGATTAATCAAGAAGAGCAAGAGCAAAAAAGCACTTCAATAAGATTCTGTCCCCAAGCCTAGCCTTACTTGCAAGGTTGTCAACTCCTGAGACAGTCCACTTCCTTCCTCATGGGCAGTACGTTCAGGCCTATCTCTCAGAGACCTGCACCTTTCAACAACACTGAAGCAGAAGGACTCAACCATTTCGGCACAATCAGCAGAGGAGCTTGACACCACTTCCTGTCGACTTTGCAAACTGCTGTCAACTACAAGACAGTTTAATGAGGTCACATCACTTAGACTCAGATGCAAGATGCAGTACAAACAAGTCCGACCCTCATCATGTTCCCTTCTAGTAACACTTGATAGCACAAACAAGGGATATGATATCTGCTTGAGGTGGCTGTCTAGCAATTCACACAGGTATGCAAAGCTGAAGCTCTGACAGCGCCTTGTAAAAGCTGCCTGTTATCACCGTAGCCGCACATGATGTCTCAAACAGTCCACTCTTACTACACGCTATCGCCATCACAGCCCTGAGGAACTACGTTCCTAGCTCCTTTTCATCTTCTCAGACAAAGCACTCTGATCACCTGGAAATTTGCTGTTGAATCCCGACCACACTCAATTATCTTTCTGCATGTGCAATTACAGCTAAGAAGTAACATGTTGTGCTTTGAATATAGTCGTTAGCATGCCAAGTAAGTCTGCTGGTCTGCTCAGGGAGCAGTTGTATAATATTTACACCTGACTGCGAAAACTCATCAGTCAGCGACGCAAAGTGAATTTCACGGACACCTTGGGACACCTCAGAAACCATGCAAGGTGCGAGTCATCCAAGAATGCCAGGCGCACTTCACCCCAGGGCCTTGAGTGTCAGCTCATTCCCAGTCTGCAGGAACGTGACACGGAGTTGTGCATGTGGCCTGTCTTGCTCTCACGCTATGGCACATGTGGGACACTCTGGGCACACATGCGTtctctctctcacgcacacacagggcagggccGAGACCACTAAGGACCACTGCAGTACCCGGGAGAGGGTCAGCGTAGCAGGGCAGAGAACAGTCGATTCCTCGGGGGTGGCGGGGGTGTACCTGGGGACGATCCTGACTGCTCCTGTACAGGGTCGCAGCTCTCCCAGCGGCAGCACGCCACCACACATCTCACCAGCCTGAGCATGGTGGCGTCCCCAGCAGAGGCCTGAGGTCTTAGGAAGCTCACGAAGTGTGCGGACTCGCCCTCCTCAGGGCACAGCGTCACTAACAAACCAGCAGTGGCTCTCCAGCCTCTGTGAGGAACAGCCTGCCTTCAAGCGGCAGGCGGTTAAGCAGCGCGGGGTTCCCGCCAAGACCCACACAGCCTCCAAAGCAGCTCTCGTGTGCCGCTCACGCTGCTCCCAGCCACCGCGAGACTTGCTATGTCCCACCCCTCTCCTTCCGCCCCTGCCATGCGGCCAATGGGGCTGTGGCGCTCAGGCAAGTGGGTCCCTAGGCCCAGTACGAGTCATTAACAAGGAACACCATGGCTTCTCCAGGCCGACCTCCCGGCACTTTGTGAAAACCGCCGAGGATCTGGCTCCTGGGCAGTCTGTGTTCTTGCTGGCAAGGTTGGGATTTTTCTGGCGCGTTTCCTGTTTGGTTGGTCAGACTTCCATCTTGGAACATGCGCCCTGGACGAGCAAATGTGCAATCCAGCGTCCCGCTCCAACGTCCCGCTCCCCAACAGTCCACCCCCCAAGCACTCGAATAATGCGCCTCCTGCCGCCACCCTGAACAATCCACCCCCTTGACCCCGGGTTAGGGGAGCTCCGAACAAAGAGATCTATTCTTTGTATGTGGGCTGGAGAGTAAGgacgtacacacaaacacacgcacataACCTGTGTGTGAGGTCATATACATACACGCATATTATATGTgtgtgacatatatatatataatatgtatgtgattatatatataaaatttgttttagCCTAATTCTGCCTCAGTAACTTAGAATACAACAATTGTCAACATTTGTTGATCATTGCCATGAGGTTGGAGTCATTCTACCAGCATTGTGACTCAACAAGTAAATCCTCTAGTTCCTCAAACacttcttgtcccggctgctcctcttcccatccagctccctgcttgtggcctgggaaagcagtcgaggacagcccaatacttGGAatcctgcgcccgtgtgggagacctggaggaggttcctggctcctggctccggattggcacagcactggccgttgcgctcacgtggggagtgaatcatcagacggatgatatttctctctatctctcctcttctctgtatatctgactttgtaataaaaataaataaatcttttttaaaaaaaaagcttaaaaaagaaaatatttatttagtactGACCTTGAGGCAGAGACATCAGTGCTACTGGTGTTTGGAACTAATCAGTGAATGAAAAAGAATGGCTGTCAGCCCTgggaaggcaacttcagcgtgaGGAGGAGTAGGAAGATAAGTCTCATAAGGAATAAATAGAGTCCTTATGCAAAGTTCAGTGCTTTCCATAAACCTGGGTGGGCCTGTGCCTAAGAGGGAGCTCCGATCTTCAGGGTCCAAAGGATGGGTTGTATGCCCAGCAGCACCTGCAAGCCACATGGCCCTGTGTCTCTCTGTATGCTGGGCTTAACTATGAAGCTTTGGGAGCCAGCTAAACCAGCTTCATGCTCCCTGTGCCTGAGAAGCTGGACTCTGATGCCCTAGGTATTGACTGCTTGCAGCTCACCAAGGACAGTGGGCACACAAAGATGTGATTGCAGAAGACATCTGTAGTGCCCCTTTGTGTGGTAAGAACCTCCCAAATATGCCCCCAGTGCAGATTACAGTGCTGGGGGGACTGAGAGGGGCAATGTACATTACACGTGTATTGGGGCTGCTGTCATAGTCCAGTTATGGCAACAGGTTCCCTCTCCTCCAGCCCCTTGTTAGGGGTACAGAGAAGTGTTACCTCCAACAGCTCCTCCTGTGGAGGTTTATAGGGTTAGGATCCATCAGCaggaggcaattttttttttttttgtccctgaTCCCATGTGCCAACAGCATCCACACAGGCCAAAATGCAGCATCCattcataaaaatacataaataaactcaAAATAGAAAGGAGCTCTTTCAATCTGAGTAGCAACTCTATGGAAATTTCACAGCTAACATCTAATTAGCTGACTAAGCCCAAGGCATTATAATTGTACTTAATTGCTATTTACACATTGACGTTCTGGTAGATGTATATATGCtgtcaagtttttcttttaatgatgtatgtatttttattggaaaggcagatttacagagacaaggagagacagaaagatactccatccgttggttcactccctaaggggccacaacagtcagagttaagccaatccaaagccaggagccaggagcttcttctgggtctcccatgcaactttggcccatcctcaactactttcccaggctacaagcagtgagctggaagggaattggagc is drawn from Ochotona princeps isolate mOchPri1 chromosome X, mOchPri1.hap1, whole genome shotgun sequence and contains these coding sequences:
- the LOC101516563 gene encoding cancer/testis antigen 55-like → MLRLVRCVVACCRWESCDPVQEQSGSSPVDSSLQSRQEVVSSSSADCAEMVESFCFSVVERCRSLRDRPERTAHEEGSGLSQELTTLQVVSISDDILSTEQSVLETEILIGCVSNTWDGFVYISETIYFSLDIISEGFVPYKGDWLEVEYSMEPCTSNIRAHSAKPMNCNHIKELCITSMHGSHGVIANSIFFTLNSLLCPEGYVPEIHDVVNVDILRSHQGCYLWRAVSITPVQIVAF